GATGGCTTTCCGTTTGACTATTCATAAAAGGTAACGTACTTTTCAATGAAGATTTCCAATTGGTAATGGGTCTATCAGAACTATTTTTCCAGCCATTGTTTTTCCAGTTTTCATATTTCGATTGTATTTCAGGATCTAACTCAGGCTCATAAATTTTTAATGTTTCCGCATACGTCATAAATTCTTCCAAAGACGGAATATTTTCATCGTTCCCTTTTTGATTTGTTGTTTGTGTTTGTGAGGATTGTATTGTTTGTAATAAATAGCTTTCAATTTCGTGATCAATGGTGTTTTCAGAAAAATTTTGAACGGGACGATCTGTAAGTAATGAAACTCCGGATTCTACTGTTTTTTGAATCAATTCTTCCTTTCCAATTTCTTCTTTACTCACCATTTCAGGGCTAGAAATTTGTGAAGGATAATCTCCTATTAACCTGTATTTACACGCAAGTCCGCTTGTAGCTTGGTATTGAATTAATCCTAAATTTCGGAGCTTTTCTTTAGTGGATTTTACTGTTTTCCGAGTGACTCCTAATTCTATGCTTATGACAACATCTGAAATTTGAAAATCACAAGAGTCATTGTCAGAACCAATTTTCAGCAGGTATAAATACATTGAAATTCCCGTTGTTCCAATTGATGTTTTTTGGTTGAAATCCCAAAACCGCTGCATTAATTCAAGGTAATGCATATTGTAAGGTTCCTGAAGATATGTTAAGCAGCTTCTTGACCTCAGAACTCCGAAGCCATAATTTTTGCTCTGTCGTCTTACCCTTGAGTAATATTTCAATGCCTTCCAATAGTTCAATTTTGAATTGCTGAAGGTCTTCCTTGGTGATAATAGATATTGCCATTTGTCAATTATTTTGTTCGACAAAATTTCAAAATCACGCTTAATATCTTTCGGTAGTTTCTCGGTACTACCGAAAGATTCTCTTGTACACCCTTTGGATAAAGAGTCTTAGATCAATGGTTACTGGTGATTAAACTGATTTTTTTTGAAATTGGAAAAAAAACCTCCAATGCATTGCGATAAGCAACACTTTTATTGGATTATAATTCAATATTTATATAAATTTTTTATTCCTTCCCATTAAGACTATAGTTTTCCCGACATTTTTAAGAATTAGCTTGATCGAATTCAAATTAGCTTGAAGTACTTTTAACTATCATCTAAGTAGAAATCTCTTTGATAATGGTGTGTGTAAAGTTTCTCTATGAATAAATCACACAGAAGATCTTTCGGTAGCTTATCGATACTACCGAAAGATTACAATTACAATTCCTATGAAATACTATTTCATAGGTCAATTGTTGGAATTATAAACGATAAGGACTCTTAATTTATAGTACATCAAGATTAAGGCAGCTTAAGATGTTATAAGTTTTAATAGGTGAAAATAGAATATGGTCTTATTTGAAATTGGAGAATTATGTGTAGAAACTAATTGTTCTCCTATAGGTCTAAGTCATCCAAATACTGATTAAAATTATGCTGAAGCAATGACAGAAATTTTGTTCTATCCGTTTTTCTTAACCGTATTTCGCTGAATGTTTTATGATAATTCCCTAAACCAATATTTAATGAATTTTCTGCCCAACGGAAAATTTCCGCCAGATCTGAATGACCTCCATTAAAACACTTCGTTTGATGAAGTGCATACAACAGCTCAATAAGGGCAACTTTCGGGGCTGTCCATTCCAGATTCTTAATATGGTCAATAGAGTTTTCTTTACTGTCTTTTGAATCAATTTTATTTGTTAAATATTGTTCAAGAAGATCATTTGCCATTATTTGAGACACAATATGGTCGTGGGAAGTGGAAAATTCCTCATCATAACTGTACAATTCCGGACTGAGCTTCAACTTAAAATCAAATTTGAACCGAACGAAATATTTTTTGTCCAAGTATGTAGATTTACGACGATAATAACTGATGAATTCTCTTTGCTCATTATAGAAATATAAAAGATTGGATCTCTCGTTTTCATAATACGATCTTAACGCCTGCGAATCAGCATAGGGTTTTGAGGCTTCTATGGCAAGCACTTTGGAGTAGTAAATATAAACTGCTACGAACTGCGGTTTGGTATTTTTAAAGAAATATATTTCGTTACTCCAGTCCGGAAATTGATATTGGCGCAATAGGTCTTTCAATTGTCTTATAGAAGCGTCTGTTTCCATCAGAATTTCTTCTGCCCGAATCACAATATCATTCTCACTTCTGTTGATCTGATCCACTGCCGTTGTAAGATCTTTCCAAAGCTGATCCACTTTTTTTTTAAAATTTTGTCCGTTCATACGTTTTTCAATTTTTTGTTAACGTAAAAATCGGGCTAAAAAATAATAAAGTCAGGTCTTCTTTAATTCTTCCTGTCTCATTCTAATAAAATCTCTAGGCCTGATACTGTTGATCTCGAGAAAGTGTGCTGAGAAGATCTGCCTGTTCGCCATCCCGCATATTTTGGCGAGTGTTTCAATTTTATAACTAAGATATATAGTTTCCTCTACAAGTAAATTGGTGATATATTTGATTCTTAAAGCTTTAAGGTATGTTGGAAATGTTACATCAAAGTGTACATTGAGTACATACGATAAATGGGTGCGGTTGCTTCCTATCATTTTGGCAACAATGTCAAGTGTTAAATTCTGCTGAAGAAATTGTTTTTCGTCTTCAAAAATCTTTAGATTTGTTTTGATGTCCTCGATAATTTCTGAACTGTATAAGTCTAAACTGTTTTCATCAGATGAAGCGGGTGCTATGACGTCGAAAGTAATGGTTTCTTTTGAGGTATTTAATTTTTCCAGCACTTCCTGATACCTGGCATTCAATTCCTTTTCTCTTTTCCTGAACCTCCAAATTAAAAAAAACAAGATTACCAGTCCCGCACCAATGAAAGAATATAAAATAACTTGATGACCTCTGATCATCTGCTTCTTCTCTTCTATTAAATTGTCCGTATCATACTCGCTATAAATTTTGTCCGTGAGCATCACAAAGTCAGCATTAATAATGGAGTCGGCCTTTAACAACTGATCCGCGTAATATATCTTCCGTTCAGAATTCCCATTTTTTTTAGCATCATCGATCAGATACAGGTAACTTGATCTGATCTCAGGGGTAATAAACCAAAATTTATTAACCAGCGAATCAACTTTATTAAAATAGTTTAACGATTCAGCTCTGTTTCCCTTTGATCTATATAGTTTCCCTATATAAAAATAGACGCTCGTCAAGGAAGCGTAATCCTGATTGTTGCTCAGAATATCTTGAGACACTTTAAAGTGCTTCAATGCTTCATCTGCTTT
This Chryseobacterium sp. G0162 DNA region includes the following protein-coding sequences:
- a CDS encoding RteC domain-containing protein — its product is MNGQNFKKKVDQLWKDLTTAVDQINRSENDIVIRAEEILMETDASIRQLKDLLRQYQFPDWSNEIYFFKNTKPQFVAVYIYYSKVLAIEASKPYADSQALRSYYENERSNLLYFYNEQREFISYYRRKSTYLDKKYFVRFKFDFKLKLSPELYSYDEEFSTSHDHIVSQIMANDLLEQYLTNKIDSKDSKENSIDHIKNLEWTAPKVALIELLYALHQTKCFNGGHSDLAEIFRWAENSLNIGLGNYHKTFSEIRLRKTDRTKFLSLLQHNFNQYLDDLDL
- a CDS encoding helix-turn-helix domain-containing protein encodes the protein MTQGKEIQQQSYKEISRLINSYSENDERAMVFVKMYIDKAKNDHNLKKLIRGYEEAIYYSKETSRKLSYADSAIVTAVKSNDQDQIARAYAGKGIIYYYNLRQYKKALEEYLIAFKYSKNSKDGYLKNKIIYHLGMIKSYLGYYKYAALHFEETADFFEKNAKQSLDRNIRFNNESGYFNSIYRLSTCYRNLKLYHKEDSLINIGLERLHNNSELMIEFGYFQKGRGVQLLRKGKADEALKHFKVSQDILSNNQDYASLTSVYFYIGKLYRSKGNRAESLNYFNKVDSLVNKFWFITPEIRSSYLYLIDDAKKNGNSERKIYYADQLLKADSIINADFVMLTDKIYSEYDTDNLIEEKKQMIRGHQVILYSFIGAGLVILFFLIWRFRKREKELNARYQEVLEKLNTSKETITFDVIAPASSDENSLDLYSSEIIEDIKTNLKIFEDEKQFLQQNLTLDIVAKMIGSNRTHLSYVLNVHFDVTFPTYLKALRIKYITNLLVEETIYLSYKIETLAKICGMANRQIFSAHFLEINSIRPRDFIRMRQEELKKT